A DNA window from Tachysurus fulvidraco isolate hzauxx_2018 chromosome 4, HZAU_PFXX_2.0, whole genome shotgun sequence contains the following coding sequences:
- the commd8 gene encoding COMM domain-containing protein 8 has product MLKLLEKVSPSECPKLLHKVVDGLCGRSLPKRLQYGETWSLLEWGDLISSINHFFRVVVGRKCSDQEVQEMLGDLESVRADAILQCVNARREEIRQALVDRTNRICSTQLDDFNWQLKLALSSDKLSSLNTPLLNLCLDLTENGIQRGVTIEMNKEELNTLITTLEAANKVILQMK; this is encoded by the exons ATGCTGAAACTGCTCGAAAAAGTATCTCCATCAGAGTGTCCTAAA CTCCTGCACAAGGTAGTGGATGGACTCTGTGGACGGAGTCTCCCAAAGCGCCTCCAATATGGGGAGACATGGAGTCTACTGGAGTGGGGAGATCTGATCAGCTCAATAAACCACTTCTTCCGAGTCGTTGTTGGGAGGAAATGCTCAGACCAGGAG gTACAGGAAATGCTGGGAGATTTGGAATCTGTACGTGCAGACGCTATTTTGCAGTGTGTGAATGCCAGGCGGGAGGAGATCAGACAAGCACTGGTGGACAGAACCAACAGAATCTGCAGTACACAACTAGATGACTTCAACTGGCAGCTAAAA ctTGCATTATCCAGTGATAAACTGTCATCTTTAAACACTCCTTTGCTGAACCTCTGTCTCGACTTGACAGAGAACGGAATCCAGAGAGGTGTAACCATAGAAATGAACAAAGAAGAGCTAAACACACTCATTACCACATTGGAGGCTGCTAATAAG GTGATCCTGCAGATGAAATGA